The proteins below are encoded in one region of Deinococcus ruber:
- a CDS encoding ABC transporter permease — protein MKPAPPAPSSLVARLRGLLGWEATIILLVFVALLAGALLSPDFLTASNLSFLTANFSEVALMALSMTLLVIVAEIDLSVASILGLCSSLLGVLWAAHVPMPLAIALTFVAGGLAGLLNGLLVTRLGLPSLAVTIGTLALYRGLAYALLGDRAIADFPAAYTNLGFGMVPGTQIPIPIALFLVLAILTTVLLHATAFGRGLYAIGANEVAARFAGLRVERVKLTLFVLSGLMAALAGVVYTFRFSSARADNATGFELGVIAAVLLGGVSIFGGRGSVVGAVAAVFLIGIINGALTIVDVSNEVLTIVTGLLLIGSVLVPNLLGRLRVARERRQPRGDAVS, from the coding sequence ATGAAACCCGCCCCACCTGCTCCTTCTTCGCTGGTGGCCCGCCTGCGCGGTCTGCTGGGCTGGGAAGCCACCATCATCCTGCTCGTGTTCGTGGCGCTGCTGGCCGGAGCGCTGCTGTCGCCCGACTTCCTGACCGCCTCCAACCTGTCGTTTCTGACCGCCAATTTCAGCGAAGTGGCGCTGATGGCCCTGAGCATGACGCTGCTGGTGATCGTAGCCGAGATCGATCTGTCGGTGGCCTCGATTCTGGGTCTGTGCAGTTCGCTGCTGGGCGTGCTGTGGGCGGCGCACGTGCCGATGCCGCTGGCGATTGCACTCACCTTTGTGGCGGGCGGGCTGGCAGGGCTGCTCAATGGGCTGCTGGTCACGCGGCTGGGGCTGCCCAGTCTGGCGGTCACGATCGGCACGCTGGCGCTGTACCGGGGACTGGCCTACGCGCTGCTTGGAGACCGGGCCATTGCCGATTTTCCCGCCGCGTATACCAACCTGGGCTTCGGGATGGTGCCGGGAACGCAGATTCCGATTCCAATCGCGCTGTTTCTGGTGCTGGCGATTCTGACCACCGTTCTGCTGCACGCCACCGCTTTCGGGCGCGGCCTGTACGCCATCGGAGCGAACGAGGTGGCGGCGCGGTTCGCGGGGCTGCGGGTCGAGCGCGTCAAGCTCACGCTGTTCGTGCTGTCTGGCCTGATGGCAGCACTGGCGGGCGTGGTCTACACCTTCCGCTTCTCCAGCGCCCGCGCCGACAATGCCACCGGCTTCGAACTCGGCGTGATCGCGGCGGTGCTGCTGGGCGGCGTCAGCATCTTCGGCGGCAGGGGAAGTGTGGTGGGCGCGGTGGCCGCCGTCTTCCTGATCGGCATCATCAACGGCGCACTCACCATCGTGGACGTTTCCAACGAAGTCCTGACCATCGTGACCGGCCTGCTGCTGATCGGCTCGGTGCTCGTTCCGAATCTGCTGGGTCGTCTGCGCGTTGCCAGAGAGCGGCGACAGCCGAGGGGGGACGCCGTGAGTTGA